In a genomic window of Acinetobacter sp. 10FS3-1:
- a CDS encoding serine/threonine-protein kinase, whose amino-acid sequence MYRVLEEIGCGGFGQVNLIEYLDGSQAAKKTFRPQTSLEMSLIDNVRKRFIREVSILSGINHANIMPILDSDLQTNPPSYIMPLADSSLADDISYLKANIKDALVALLDILAGLEELHSLDILHRDLKPQNILRLGDNYVISDFGLVSLKDTQISALTQTGLRMGSDFYTAPEIVEELRNATKATDIYSFGCILHDLFGTRSRVPCQTISDPNSRVADIIEICTRQNPAQRFSNVSDLREVLVESLSDSDDDLDVSQSALNFREYLLNTPVYDEYTLQKIVNYLEDDIYDDDSYYIFNELSNETIENILIFPDIAIRFATVYASWVRKISHDFTKCDVIASKLEKFYISLNDVGLKAHILLAWLIMGASHNRWYVEEKFMKYAIDANDRVCKRFTLEARVIGHREVCARLNHLERSISTSRNKLPITLRDYFGDS is encoded by the coding sequence ATGTATAGAGTTTTAGAAGAAATTGGTTGTGGTGGGTTTGGTCAAGTTAACTTAATTGAGTACCTAGATGGATCACAAGCGGCAAAGAAAACTTTCCGCCCTCAGACTTCTTTGGAAATGTCATTAATTGATAATGTCCGTAAGCGATTCATTCGAGAAGTGAGTATTTTATCAGGCATCAATCACGCCAATATTATGCCTATCTTGGATTCAGATTTACAAACAAATCCTCCGTCTTACATTATGCCATTAGCTGATAGTTCATTAGCTGATGATATATCTTATTTAAAAGCAAATATTAAAGATGCTCTAGTTGCTTTATTAGATATTCTTGCTGGTTTAGAGGAGCTACATTCACTCGATATTTTACATAGAGATTTAAAGCCTCAAAATATTTTACGTTTAGGTGATAACTATGTAATTAGTGATTTTGGATTAGTGTCACTAAAAGACACGCAAATTTCGGCATTAACTCAAACTGGACTTCGAATGGGCAGTGATTTTTATACAGCTCCAGAGATTGTTGAAGAGTTACGTAATGCAACTAAGGCCACTGATATTTATTCTTTTGGGTGTATTTTACATGATCTCTTTGGTACTAGATCGAGAGTACCTTGTCAGACTATTAGTGATCCTAACTCAAGAGTTGCTGATATCATTGAAATTTGCACAAGACAAAATCCAGCTCAGAGATTTAGTAATGTTAGTGATTTGCGAGAGGTTTTAGTCGAAAGCTTATCTGATAGCGACGATGATCTTGATGTATCACAGTCAGCATTAAATTTCAGAGAATATTTACTAAATACTCCTGTATATGATGAATACACTCTTCAGAAAATAGTTAATTATTTGGAGGATGATATCTATGATGATGACTCCTATTATATTTTTAATGAATTATCTAATGAGACGATAGAAAATATTTTAATCTTCCCTGACATTGCCATCCGATTTGCTACTGTTTACGCATCTTGGGTAAGAAAAATTTCACACGATTTTACGAAATGTGATGTGATAGCAAGTAAATTGGAAAAATTCTATATTTCTTTAAATGATGTAGGTCTTAAAGCACATATTTTACTAGCATGGCTCATTATGGGAGCTAGTCATAATAGATGGTATGTGGAAGAAAAATTCATGAAATATGCAATAGATGCAAATGATCGAGTTTGTAAGAGATTTACACTCGAGGCTCGAGTGATAGGTCATAGAGAAGTTTGTGCTAGATTGAATCATCTTGAAAGATCTATTTCTACTTCAAGAAATAAGCTTCCTATCACACTACGCGACTATTTTGGTGATTCTTA